One segment of Methylotuvimicrobium sp. KM2 DNA contains the following:
- a CDS encoding RNA polymerase sigma factor RpoD/SigA, with protein MLNNQYRSGSFRGFYKEASLETDLMHSRRPQIDTLNNDSDEIELEPADAELFAETEALSSSNNAMTFMQNGGDELLIHQQNASVLTPEELTSLAQQMEQSRFKLSRLMIYSDSGLSVIAGEFVSAIGDGIDLSELIRKNNLEPVQKDNAAQDTAKQLSSKLLECFQQVINAKGNPHSSTVLTECRQLLDDLHLLPNFLQQIVKVLTCRLKDRALNADDLELLKSASIEQQRMISARRAMISGNLRLVTFIARQYHHSSVPFTDLIQDGTVGLIKAVDRYDWRRSVRFSTYAIYWIKQSITRGMVRQEKMVRLPYNIAAKAAAVFETMNDYLVKHNQWPTNKTLAEICALPEEEIKAIVNNYQPTISLDNNINDDEDLPAIVDSMEQNHFPQPINILANSALKNCLRKAIQTLPEREADIINCRFGLDSDTEMTLQDIADRMSLTRERVRQIQNSALLKLKNKFSSDLVDFLEPG; from the coding sequence ATGCTAAACAATCAGTACCGTTCCGGCAGTTTTCGAGGCTTTTATAAGGAAGCTTCTCTTGAAACGGATTTAATGCATTCAAGGCGACCGCAAATCGACACCCTAAACAACGATTCCGATGAAATCGAATTGGAGCCTGCCGATGCCGAATTATTTGCGGAAACCGAAGCGCTGTCCTCATCGAATAATGCAATGACATTCATGCAGAATGGAGGCGACGAGTTATTGATCCATCAGCAAAATGCATCGGTTTTGACTCCCGAGGAATTAACCTCGCTAGCTCAACAAATGGAGCAGAGCCGCTTTAAATTATCGCGTTTGATGATTTATTCGGATTCGGGACTATCGGTTATCGCCGGCGAATTTGTTAGCGCTATCGGCGATGGCATCGATTTATCCGAGCTTATCAGAAAAAACAATCTCGAACCTGTACAAAAAGACAATGCTGCACAGGATACCGCTAAACAGCTCTCAAGCAAGTTATTAGAGTGTTTTCAACAAGTAATCAACGCCAAAGGCAACCCGCATTCAAGCACCGTATTGACCGAATGCAGGCAATTACTGGACGATCTTCATCTTTTACCTAATTTCCTGCAACAAATCGTCAAGGTCTTAACTTGCCGGCTCAAGGATCGAGCACTCAACGCTGATGACTTGGAGTTGTTGAAATCCGCGTCGATAGAGCAACAACGAATGATTTCCGCAAGACGTGCGATGATCAGCGGCAACCTTAGGCTAGTCACGTTCATTGCGCGTCAATATCACCATTCTTCGGTGCCGTTTACCGATTTGATTCAAGACGGGACCGTGGGTTTGATCAAGGCGGTCGACCGTTACGATTGGCGGCGATCGGTGCGCTTTTCCACTTATGCGATTTATTGGATCAAGCAAAGCATCACTCGAGGCATGGTGAGACAGGAAAAAATGGTCCGCCTACCTTACAACATCGCGGCAAAAGCGGCCGCGGTGTTCGAAACGATGAACGATTATCTGGTCAAACACAACCAATGGCCCACCAATAAAACACTAGCCGAAATCTGCGCCTTGCCCGAAGAAGAAATCAAAGCCATCGTCAATAATTATCAACCGACCATTTCGCTCGATAACAATATCAATGATGATGAAGATTTACCGGCGATCGTCGATTCGATGGAGCAAAACCATTTTCCGCAACCGATCAATATATTGGCTAATTCGGCACTGAAAAACTGTTTGAGGAAGGCTATCCAAACCCTGCCCGAACGCGAAGCCGACATCATCAATTGCCGCTTCGGACTCGACAGCGATACCGAAATGACGCTGCAAGACATTGCCGACCGGATGTCGTTAACCCGGGAAAGGGTCAGGCAAATTCAGAACAGCGCACTATTGAAATTAAAAAATAAATTCAGCAGTGATTTAGTCGATTTTCTCGAACCCGGCTAA
- the hflK gene encoding FtsH protease activity modulator HflK, with the protein MTWNNKNNGPEELGENPKSDWEAQFENIWRGINKKPQNFLSRHYKPIFAYSSAAFLIAWFASGVYIVDQGNRGVETRFGAYQATTMPGPHWHLPFPIEDVSIVDVEQQRFIEIGYQTGGRQLGNGSDLPESLMLTKDENIISVRLAIQYQIKDARDYLFNVKNAEATLKQVTESIERGVIGKNNMDFILTEGRSQIATAIKDQVQEAMDQYQTGLRIASVNLQDAQPPEEVQNAFEDAIRAREDKQRLINEAEAYANEVIPKARGAAARLIQEAEAYEAQVVARATGETQRFDQLLVEYEKAPKITRKRLYLEAKEKLYSNTNKVIVAVENGNNMFYMPIDSMQKNGEQKAGSPNQNSIAQIEKAAQTDTRKPIYASTIRSSRSRL; encoded by the coding sequence ATGACTTGGAACAATAAAAATAATGGCCCGGAGGAACTAGGTGAAAATCCTAAGTCCGATTGGGAAGCTCAATTCGAAAATATATGGCGAGGCATCAATAAAAAGCCGCAAAACTTTCTTAGCCGTCATTACAAACCAATATTCGCTTACTCAAGCGCCGCGTTTTTGATTGCCTGGTTTGCCAGCGGCGTTTATATCGTGGACCAAGGCAACCGAGGCGTAGAAACCCGCTTCGGCGCCTATCAAGCCACCACAATGCCTGGCCCGCATTGGCATTTACCTTTCCCAATAGAAGACGTCTCTATCGTCGACGTCGAACAACAACGTTTCATTGAAATCGGTTATCAAACCGGAGGGCGTCAACTTGGAAACGGATCTGACTTACCCGAATCGCTAATGCTAACCAAAGATGAAAACATTATCAGCGTTAGGTTAGCCATTCAATATCAAATTAAAGATGCCAGGGATTATCTATTCAATGTCAAAAATGCCGAAGCCACGCTTAAGCAAGTGACCGAGAGTATCGAGCGGGGCGTTATCGGCAAAAATAATATGGACTTCATCCTAACTGAAGGCCGCAGTCAAATTGCCACAGCAATCAAGGATCAGGTACAGGAAGCGATGGACCAATATCAAACAGGTTTGCGTATCGCTAGTGTCAACCTTCAGGATGCTCAACCCCCCGAAGAAGTTCAAAATGCTTTCGAGGATGCCATTCGGGCACGAGAAGACAAACAAAGACTGATCAATGAAGCCGAAGCTTATGCCAACGAAGTGATTCCAAAAGCTCGAGGCGCTGCGGCACGATTGATTCAGGAGGCCGAAGCATACGAGGCACAAGTGGTCGCCAGAGCAACCGGCGAGACGCAACGCTTCGATCAATTATTGGTCGAATACGAAAAAGCGCCCAAAATAACCCGCAAACGCTTGTATCTCGAAGCTAAGGAAAAACTTTACAGCAACACCAACAAAGTAATTGTAGCGGTTGAAAACGGAAATAATATGTTCTACATGCCGATCGATTCTATGCAGAAAAATGGCGAACAGAAAGCCGGTAGCCCTAACCAAAACTCTATTGCGCAAATCGAAAAGGCCGCCCAAACCGACACCCGAAAACCCATCTATGCTTCTACCATCCGTTCCAGCAGGAGCAGACTATGA
- the hflC gene encoding protease modulator HflC, whose translation MNSLPKQLLVPTGLSVLILGYMSVFYVGESEKAIKFRLGEIVESDYRPGLHFKMPLINNINAFDARIQTLNAKSERFLTSEKKNVIVDSFAKWKIGDVGLFYTTVSGDSFQANLRLDQIMKDAMRGEFGLRTIKELVSEDRGNLRKVLMEKLSPVAEQYGIELVDIRIKRIDLPDEVSSSVFRRMEAERERVAREFRSQGAELAEQISAQADKERDIILANAYREAEQIRGRGDAKSAEIYAVSHGKNEEFYAFHRSLNAYQKSFENTQDTLLLEPKSDFFRYFSKEE comes from the coding sequence ATGAACTCATTACCTAAACAGTTATTGGTTCCCACCGGTTTATCGGTGCTGATTCTTGGTTATATGTCGGTGTTTTATGTTGGTGAAAGTGAAAAAGCGATAAAATTTCGCTTGGGCGAAATCGTCGAATCCGATTATCGGCCGGGCCTTCATTTCAAAATGCCGTTAATCAATAATATCAATGCATTCGATGCCCGTATTCAAACTCTTAATGCCAAATCCGAACGTTTCCTGACTTCGGAAAAGAAAAATGTGATTGTCGATTCTTTTGCCAAATGGAAAATCGGCGACGTTGGTCTGTTTTATACAACGGTCAGCGGCGATTCTTTTCAAGCCAACCTTCGACTCGATCAAATTATGAAAGATGCGATGCGCGGCGAATTCGGTTTAAGAACCATTAAAGAGTTGGTTTCCGAGGATAGAGGCAATTTACGCAAGGTGTTGATGGAAAAATTAAGCCCGGTCGCTGAACAATACGGCATCGAGTTGGTCGATATACGCATAAAGCGCATTGATTTGCCGGACGAAGTCAGCAGCTCTGTATTTCGTAGAATGGAAGCCGAACGCGAAAGAGTTGCCCGAGAATTCCGCTCACAAGGCGCGGAACTTGCAGAACAAATTAGCGCGCAGGCCGATAAGGAACGCGACATTATTTTGGCCAACGCTTATCGAGAAGCCGAACAAATACGAGGACGTGGCGATGCCAAGTCGGCCGAGATCTATGCGGTCAGCCATGGCAAAAATGAAGAGTTTTATGCATTCCACCGAAGCTTGAACGCCTATCAAAAATCGTTCGAAAATACTCAGGATACTCTGTTATTGGAACCGAAATCGGATTTCTTCAGGTATTTTTCGAAAGAAGAATGA
- the ftsH gene encoding ATP-dependent zinc metalloprotease FtsH, whose protein sequence is MKSNALKIVIWIAVGLTLFTAFSRMGPQNDSNYALSYSDFIEDIRAGVVSEVTINGEEINGRRRNGERFMTYNPNDAKMIDELLEYGVKIKVASPPKQSMLMQIFISWAPMLLLIAVWVYFFRRQQGGGMGGQMNFGKSKAKLLEENQIKVKFTDVAGVEEAKEDVVEMVDFLRDPAKYEFLGGQIPRGVLMVGPPGTGKTLLARAIAGEAGVPFFSISGSDFVEMFVGVGASRVRDMFEQAKKRAPCIIFIDEIDAVGRHRGNGMGGGNDEREQTLNQLLVEMDGFNGNEGIIVIAATNRADVLDKALLRPGRFDRQVTVGLPDIKGREQILGVHIKKVPQAADVNINDLARGTPGFSGAELANLINEAALFAARKNKREVNMEDLDKARDKMLMGAERRSMMMREEDKLMTAYHEAGHAIVGRVVPEHDPVYKVSIMPRGGALGITMFLPERDSYSASRDKLESQIASLFGGRVAEEIIYGKNKVTTGASNDIERATQLARNMVTKWGLSDRLGPMDYGPDQNQGYFGPQNKAMSEQMARLIDDEIRSLVDKNYERAKQILTDRMDILHNMADALMQWETIDKFQIDDLMNGKKIAPPIPEDDDKDEQPPVTVTPDTTGGSNIGQSGLAT, encoded by the coding sequence ATGAAATCAAATGCACTTAAAATCGTCATCTGGATAGCGGTAGGGCTTACGCTATTCACGGCATTTAGCCGAATGGGTCCGCAAAACGACAGTAACTATGCCTTGTCATACTCTGACTTTATCGAAGACATACGGGCCGGAGTCGTTTCTGAAGTCACGATCAACGGCGAGGAAATCAATGGTCGCCGGCGTAACGGGGAAAGGTTTATGACCTATAACCCTAACGATGCCAAAATGATCGACGAATTGTTGGAATACGGCGTCAAAATTAAAGTAGCTTCGCCACCGAAACAATCGATGCTGATGCAGATCTTTATCTCATGGGCACCGATGTTATTGCTGATCGCAGTCTGGGTTTATTTCTTCCGAAGACAGCAAGGCGGCGGCATGGGCGGCCAGATGAATTTCGGTAAAAGCAAGGCCAAGTTGCTTGAGGAAAACCAAATTAAGGTCAAATTCACTGATGTTGCAGGCGTCGAAGAAGCCAAGGAAGACGTCGTCGAGATGGTCGATTTTCTGAGAGACCCCGCCAAATACGAATTCCTCGGCGGTCAGATACCGCGTGGCGTTTTGATGGTCGGTCCTCCGGGAACCGGTAAAACACTGCTGGCTCGGGCCATTGCAGGTGAAGCGGGTGTTCCGTTCTTCTCGATATCCGGTTCGGATTTCGTTGAAATGTTTGTCGGTGTCGGTGCCTCTCGCGTTCGCGATATGTTTGAACAAGCCAAGAAACGCGCGCCTTGCATCATCTTCATCGACGAGATCGATGCGGTTGGCCGTCATCGCGGCAACGGCATGGGCGGCGGCAATGACGAACGCGAACAAACCTTGAACCAATTGCTTGTGGAAATGGACGGCTTCAATGGCAACGAAGGCATCATCGTTATCGCCGCGACCAACCGCGCCGATGTACTCGATAAAGCCTTGCTGAGACCGGGCCGATTCGACCGACAAGTCACGGTCGGCTTACCCGATATCAAAGGCCGCGAGCAGATTCTCGGTGTACATATCAAAAAAGTACCGCAAGCCGCAGATGTCAACATCAACGACCTGGCCCGAGGCACGCCCGGCTTTTCCGGCGCGGAACTCGCGAATCTGATCAACGAAGCGGCTTTATTCGCGGCGCGTAAAAACAAACGCGAAGTGAACATGGAGGATCTCGACAAAGCCCGCGACAAGATGCTCATGGGCGCCGAAAGAAGAAGCATGATGATGCGCGAAGAAGATAAGTTGATGACAGCCTATCATGAAGCCGGTCATGCCATCGTCGGTCGAGTCGTTCCGGAGCACGATCCGGTTTATAAAGTTAGCATTATGCCCCGTGGCGGTGCATTAGGCATCACGATGTTCCTACCGGAACGGGATTCCTATAGCGCCAGCCGGGATAAGTTGGAAAGCCAAATCGCCAGCTTATTCGGCGGTCGCGTTGCCGAAGAAATCATTTACGGCAAGAACAAAGTGACCACCGGCGCTTCGAATGATATCGAGCGCGCCACTCAATTGGCCCGCAACATGGTGACTAAGTGGGGTCTCTCCGATCGCCTCGGACCGATGGATTATGGCCCGGATCAGAATCAAGGCTATTTCGGTCCGCAAAATAAAGCAATGTCGGAACAAATGGCACGCTTGATCGACGACGAAATTCGATCGCTGGTCGACAAAAACTATGAGCGTGCCAAACAGATTCTCACCGATCGCATGGACATCCTTCATAACATGGCGGATGCATTAATGCAGTGGGAAACCATCGATAAGTTTCAAATCGATGATTTAATGAACGGCAAAAAAATTGCGCCTCCGATACCGGAAGATGATGACAAGGACGAACAGCCCCCTGTTACGGTGACACCGGATACAACGGGCGGCAGCAATATCGGTCAAAGCGGCCTGGCAACCTAA
- a CDS encoding TIGR01777 family oxidoreductase, with translation MRSILLTGGTGFIGTLLTRQLSGQGHQLTVLSRNPERVPLICGPGTKGLDNLDNITPDQRFDAVINLAGAPIFDKRWTEAQKRIIWDSRVLLTDRLFETLERLAVKPEVLISGSAIGYYGNQGDTVIDEETAAKDDFSHRLCSAWENSALQAEQLDIRVCLIRTGLVLGHGGGLLQRMLLPFKLGLGGRIGPGTQWMSWIHRQDWINIACAMLNDDSMRGPYNATAPKPVTNREFTETLAASLKRPALLPIPAWALKLLLGEMSELLLGSQRVMPLRLINELGFSFEYNDLQSALNEALSPHRD, from the coding sequence ATGCGAAGTATATTACTAACAGGCGGCACCGGCTTTATCGGAACTCTTTTGACCAGACAATTGAGCGGCCAGGGTCATCAACTAACGGTACTTAGCCGAAATCCCGAACGCGTTCCGTTAATTTGCGGCCCCGGCACAAAAGGCCTGGACAACCTCGACAACATCACTCCGGACCAACGATTCGACGCGGTCATTAATCTGGCCGGCGCGCCAATTTTCGACAAACGATGGACCGAGGCGCAAAAACGCATTATATGGGATAGCCGGGTCTTATTGACGGATCGTTTGTTTGAAACGCTGGAACGATTGGCCGTAAAACCGGAAGTCTTGATAAGCGGTTCGGCGATTGGCTATTACGGCAATCAAGGCGACACGGTTATCGATGAAGAAACGGCTGCCAAGGACGATTTTTCACATCGTTTATGCTCGGCCTGGGAAAACAGTGCGCTTCAAGCCGAGCAACTCGATATCAGAGTTTGTTTAATACGAACCGGTTTGGTGCTAGGTCACGGAGGAGGGCTACTACAACGGATGCTCTTACCCTTCAAGCTTGGCCTGGGCGGTAGAATCGGTCCCGGCACCCAATGGATGTCTTGGATACACCGGCAAGATTGGATCAACATCGCCTGCGCAATGTTGAACGACGACTCGATGCGCGGCCCGTACAATGCTACGGCACCTAAGCCCGTTACCAATCGCGAGTTCACAGAAACGCTGGCCGCCAGCTTGAAACGTCCTGCCTTACTGCCGATTCCCGCTTGGGCTTTGAAGCTACTGCTCGGTGAAATGTCGGAACTATTGCTTGGCAGCCAACGCGTCATGCCATTAAGACTCATTAATGAACTAGGCTTCAGTTTTGAATATAACGACTTGCAATCGGCGCTTAACGAGGCCTTGTCACCCCACCGTGATTGA
- the metG gene encoding methionine--tRNA ligase has product MSDRKILVTSALPYANGPIHLGHMVEYIQTDIWVRFQKQRHQQCYFVCADDTHGTPIMLRADSEGITPEQLIARSAEEHLADFTEFGVAFDNFHSTHSEENKSLAELIYRRLREGGHISSRSITQAFDPVKNMFLPDRFIKGDCPKCGAKDQYGDSCEACGATYSPTELKNAVSVVSGEKPIEKESLHYFFKLPDFENMLREWIAEGHLQNEVGNKMNEWLENGLQEWDISRDAPYFGFEIPDAPGKYFYVWLDAPIGYMASFKNLCEREEDLNFDDFWAEESDAELYHFIGKDIIYFHALFWPAMLKGSGFRTPSAIFAHGFLTVNGEKMSKSRGTFIKARTYLDHLNPEYLRYYFAAKLGSGVDDIDLNFDDFTQRVNSDLVGKVVNIASRCAGFIHKRFDGMLSKHCSEPDLFDYFIEANEGIARCYETREFGKAMREIMALADRANQYIDEKKPWLIAKEEGRDAELHEVCSMGINLFRLLIAYLKPVVPAMAHQAEIFLNLEPEAWPDKAEPLLDHQVDVFRPLMTRVDSDKIAAVVEASKENLQKTEEPKPKHFDPIAEAIEFDDFAKLDLRIARIVKAEHVEGADKLLQLTVDIGDETRNIFAGIKSAYAPEDLVNKLTLVVANLKPRKMRFGLSEGMVLAAGPGGKDIWLLSPDQGAVPGMRVK; this is encoded by the coding sequence ATGTCAGACAGAAAAATTCTTGTTACCAGTGCTCTACCTTATGCCAATGGTCCGATTCATTTAGGACACATGGTCGAATATATTCAAACCGATATTTGGGTACGGTTTCAGAAACAACGGCATCAGCAATGCTATTTTGTCTGTGCCGACGATACGCACGGTACGCCGATCATGCTTAGGGCCGACAGCGAAGGCATCACGCCCGAACAATTAATCGCCCGCTCCGCCGAAGAGCATTTGGCCGATTTTACCGAATTCGGCGTTGCGTTCGACAATTTTCATAGTACGCACTCTGAAGAAAACAAGTCGCTTGCCGAGTTGATCTATAGACGTTTGCGCGAGGGCGGGCATATCTCATCGCGTAGCATCACGCAGGCTTTCGATCCGGTCAAAAACATGTTTTTACCTGATCGCTTCATTAAGGGCGATTGTCCGAAATGCGGCGCAAAGGATCAGTACGGTGACAGCTGTGAGGCGTGCGGCGCGACCTATTCGCCGACCGAATTGAAAAATGCCGTATCGGTCGTTTCCGGCGAAAAACCGATCGAAAAAGAATCGCTGCATTATTTCTTCAAGTTACCGGATTTCGAGAACATGTTGCGAGAATGGATCGCCGAAGGCCATTTACAGAATGAAGTCGGCAACAAAATGAACGAATGGCTCGAAAACGGTCTGCAGGAATGGGATATCTCGCGTGACGCGCCGTATTTCGGCTTCGAAATACCGGATGCGCCAGGCAAATATTTCTATGTCTGGCTCGATGCGCCAATCGGATACATGGCTAGTTTCAAAAATCTATGCGAGCGCGAGGAAGACTTGAATTTCGACGATTTCTGGGCCGAGGAAAGCGATGCCGAGCTTTATCATTTCATCGGCAAGGACATCATTTATTTTCACGCATTGTTTTGGCCGGCAATGTTGAAGGGATCAGGCTTTAGAACGCCGAGCGCAATCTTCGCGCATGGTTTTTTGACCGTTAACGGCGAAAAGATGTCCAAATCGCGCGGCACTTTCATTAAAGCGCGCACCTATCTCGACCACCTGAACCCGGAATATCTGCGTTATTATTTTGCCGCGAAACTCGGTTCCGGCGTCGACGATATCGATTTAAATTTCGACGATTTTACTCAGCGCGTCAATTCCGACCTAGTCGGTAAAGTCGTTAATATCGCCAGCCGTTGCGCCGGTTTTATTCATAAACGTTTCGACGGTATGCTCTCGAAACATTGTTCGGAGCCGGACCTGTTTGATTATTTCATCGAGGCTAATGAAGGTATTGCACGTTGTTATGAAACGCGGGAATTCGGTAAGGCAATGCGTGAAATCATGGCGCTCGCAGATCGCGCCAATCAGTATATAGACGAGAAAAAACCCTGGCTGATCGCGAAAGAGGAAGGTCGAGACGCGGAGCTGCATGAAGTCTGCTCGATGGGCATCAACTTGTTTAGATTACTGATCGCCTATTTAAAGCCGGTCGTGCCGGCGATGGCGCATCAAGCCGAGATTTTTCTGAACTTGGAACCGGAGGCCTGGCCGGATAAAGCCGAGCCGTTGCTCGATCATCAGGTCGATGTGTTCCGACCGTTGATGACTCGTGTCGATTCGGACAAGATCGCTGCGGTGGTCGAAGCCTCAAAGGAAAACCTGCAAAAAACCGAGGAGCCGAAACCGAAACATTTCGACCCGATCGCCGAGGCTATCGAGTTCGACGATTTTGCCAAACTGGATCTTCGTATCGCGCGCATCGTCAAAGCAGAACATGTCGAAGGCGCGGACAAGTTGTTGCAATTGACCGTCGATATCGGCGATGAAACACGCAATATCTTTGCCGGCATCAAATCGGCCTACGCACCGGAAGACTTGGTCAACAAATTAACGCTGGTCGTCGCCAATTTAAAACCGAGAAAAATGCGTTTCGGCCTATCCGAAGGCATGGTGCTGGCGGCCGGGCCCGGCGGCAAGGACATTTGGTTACTGAGTCCGGATCAAGGGGCTGTGCCGGGTATGCGCGTTAAATAA
- a CDS encoding HlyD family efflux transporter periplasmic adaptor subunit — MPSGRFVGISALMALVILAIAWGFWPRPVLVETSIVARRPLRIIIEEEGKTRVKERYMLYAPVAGYLRRIDLEVGDVVELGQPLALIDPLPPTVLDPRSRAEAEARVAAARSALARVKASAGQARAEAEHASVEFRRREELISRSLISRSEFDQARSRMLALKAAAQAANSAIEVARFDLEAAQAALRYSAVADTSKPVETVQVRSPIGGRVLNIEQKSAGVVPAGHLLLEVGDTHNLEIEVEVLSHDAIRIEPGGRVLLERWGGNDILEGVVRIIKPTGFTKISALGVEEQRVVVIADIRSASEIWRRLGDGYRVEAKFIVWEQPDALTVASNALFRHNDGRAVFVVENGRARLRSVRTGQTNGLLTEILEGLVLGEEVIDHPDDTIDEGTRVASFGS; from the coding sequence ATGCCGTCAGGACGTTTTGTAGGGATATCGGCACTAATGGCGCTTGTTATACTGGCGATTGCATGGGGTTTCTGGCCTAGACCGGTATTGGTCGAAACGAGCATCGTTGCGCGCAGGCCGTTGCGGATTATTATAGAAGAAGAAGGCAAAACACGAGTTAAAGAGCGTTACATGCTTTATGCGCCAGTGGCGGGTTACCTTAGACGCATCGATCTGGAAGTTGGCGATGTTGTCGAGCTAGGTCAACCGCTGGCCTTGATCGATCCCTTGCCGCCGACAGTATTGGACCCCCGCAGCCGAGCGGAAGCGGAAGCACGAGTTGCCGCGGCACGCTCAGCCTTAGCGCGTGTCAAGGCTTCAGCCGGACAAGCCCGTGCCGAGGCCGAACATGCTTCGGTAGAATTTCGCCGCCGCGAAGAATTGATATCGCGTAGTTTGATATCGCGTTCGGAATTCGACCAGGCACGCAGTCGTATGTTGGCCTTGAAAGCCGCGGCGCAAGCGGCTAATTCGGCAATCGAGGTGGCCCGTTTTGACTTAGAGGCAGCGCAAGCGGCGCTTCGTTATTCGGCTGTAGCGGATACTTCAAAGCCGGTTGAAACCGTACAAGTGCGCTCGCCTATCGGTGGACGCGTTTTAAACATCGAACAGAAAAGCGCCGGCGTAGTGCCTGCCGGACACTTGTTGTTGGAAGTCGGCGATACGCATAATCTGGAAATCGAAGTTGAGGTGTTATCTCATGATGCGATACGTATCGAACCCGGTGGGCGTGTATTATTGGAGCGTTGGGGAGGCAATGACATACTCGAAGGCGTCGTGCGGATCATCAAACCGACGGGCTTTACTAAAATCAGTGCGCTAGGAGTCGAAGAGCAGCGTGTAGTGGTCATCGCGGACATTCGTTCTGCCTCAGAAATCTGGCGGCGCTTAGGTGATGGTTACCGAGTGGAAGCAAAATTCATCGTTTGGGAACAACCAGATGCACTGACCGTTGCCAGTAATGCATTATTCCGTCACAACGACGGCAGGGCCGTATTTGTTGTTGAAAATGGGCGTGCTCGATTGAGATCGGTACGGACAGGCCAGACTAATGGTTTATTGACTGAAATTTTGGAAGGACTCGTACTCGGAGAGGAGGTAATCGACCATCCCGATGATACGATAGACGAAGGCACGCGCGTTGCGTCATTTGGTTCTTAA